In Arachis stenosperma cultivar V10309 chromosome 1, arast.V10309.gnm1.PFL2, whole genome shotgun sequence, one DNA window encodes the following:
- the LOC130974270 gene encoding uncharacterized protein LOC130974270, giving the protein MAKLKSKGSGSRRTKKDLSKVTCFNCKEMGHFKSDCPKLKKEEKPKKVKKKGLMATWEDLENDSDDDDEESETKSQHCLMQNFILKAENDFLKEKLREAETACDLVEENKLLKAQVRSCESDHSVLAYVNCFKQNEELLKEVERLKDDLAKFTQNNDSDGEGAETSKENPKSVQNEESASPVLSRQIEGETPDLSPEQGRETETVRQSEVHQSSTPVRKPREWKSMRGYPHDFIIGDPS; this is encoded by the exons atggcaAAGCTCAAAAGCAAAGGCAGCGGCTCCAGGAGGACAAAGAAAGATCTTAGCAAGGTAACCTgtttcaattgcaaggaaatgggTCATTTCAAATCTGATTGTCCCAAGTTAAAAAAGGAAGAGAAGCCGAAAAAAGTGAAGAAGAAGGGACTGATGGCCACATGGGAAGAtttggaaaatgactcagatgatgatgatgaagagtcTGAGACTAAATCACAGCACTGTCTTATG CAAAATTTCATTCTTAAAGCTGAAAATGATTTCCTCAAAGAAAAACTAAGAGAGGCCGAaactgcttgtgatcttgtGGAAGAAAACAAGTTGTTAAAAGCCCAAGTTAGAAGCTGTGAAAGTGATCATTCTGTTCTAGCTTATGTGAACTGTTTTaagcaaaatgaagagttgctcAAAGAGGTTGAAAGACTTAAAGATGACTTAGCCAAGTTCacccaaa ATAATGATTCAGATGGAGAAGGAGCTGAAACAAGCAAAGAAAATCCCAAATCTGTCCAGAATGAAGAATCTGCCAGTCCAGTTTTGTCTCGTCAGATTGAAGGAGAAACTCCCGATTTGTCTCCTGAGCAGGGACGAGaaactgaaacagtgagacaatcagaagttcatcaaagctcaacaccTGTCCGAAAACCTAGAGAATGGAAATCCATGAGGGGCTATCCTCATGacttcatcattggtgatccctctTAA